The following coding sequences lie in one Hippopotamus amphibius kiboko isolate mHipAmp2 chromosome 7, mHipAmp2.hap2, whole genome shotgun sequence genomic window:
- the SMIM45 gene encoding protein SMIM45 has product MPHFLDWFVPVYLFISVLILVGFGACIYYFEPGLQEAHKWRMQRPLVDRDLRKTLMVRDNLAFGGPEV; this is encoded by the coding sequence ATGCCGCACTTCCTGGATTGGTTCGTGCCTGTTTACCTGTTCATCTCTGTCCTCATCCTGGTGGGCTTCGGCGCCTGCATCTACTACTTCGAGCCCGGCTTGCAGGAGGCGCACAAGTGGCGCATGCAGCGCCCCCTGGTGGACCGTGACCTCCGCAAGACACTGATGGTCCGCGACAACCTGGCCTTCGGGGGCCCCGAGGTCTAA